In one Candidatus Thermokryptus mobilis genomic region, the following are encoded:
- the lolD gene encoding lipoprotein-releasing ABC transporter ATP-binding protein LolD, with amino-acid sequence MKDIILRAENIHKIFSLGKDVKLHVLKGINLEVKRGEIISIVGASGAGKSTLLHILGALDRPSDGRVFIDGIDIFKMSDFELAKFRNQKIGFVFQFHHLLPEFTALENVAMPAMIGGKSFNEARERAYELLKEVGLADRINHKPSELSGGEQQRVAVARALMNSPDIVLADEPSGNLDSKNAEALHELIIELNRKTGQTFIIATHNEKLAEKSDRIVKIVDGKIQEIVEAG; translated from the coding sequence TTGAAAGATATAATTTTGAGGGCTGAAAATATACATAAGATTTTTTCGCTTGGTAAAGATGTCAAATTACATGTGCTTAAAGGTATAAATCTTGAAGTTAAACGGGGCGAGATAATTTCAATAGTTGGTGCTTCCGGTGCAGGGAAGAGCACATTGCTTCATATTCTCGGCGCGCTTGATAGACCAAGCGACGGTCGTGTTTTCATTGACGGGATTGATATATTTAAAATGAGCGACTTTGAGCTCGCTAAATTCAGAAATCAAAAAATTGGTTTCGTATTTCAATTTCATCATCTTCTACCTGAGTTCACGGCGCTTGAAAATGTCGCTATGCCTGCGATGATAGGTGGTAAAAGTTTTAACGAAGCAAGGGAAAGAGCTTATGAACTGTTAAAAGAGGTTGGTCTTGCCGATAGAATCAATCATAAACCGTCTGAACTTTCAGGAGGCGAACAACAAAGGGTTGCGGTTGCAAGAGCTTTGATGAACTCCCCAGATATAGTGCTTGCGGATGAACCGTCAGGAAATCTTGACAGCAAAAATGCAGAGGCACTACACGAACTTATAATTGAACTTAACAGAAAGACAGGTCAAACATTTATAATAGCGACGCACAATGAAAAGCTCGCTGAAAAGTCGGATCGTATTGTTAAAATAGTTGATGGGAAAATTCAGGAAATAGTTGAGGCAGGTTAA
- a CDS encoding sigma-70 family RNA polymerase sigma factor: protein MKLKDKIKEFIKQEKKDRKLSDEELLKRQKEFEAEALPHMQFLYNFAYRMTGNEEDAKDLIQETYLKAFRFWDKYEPGTNIKAWLFKIMKNSYINKYRKATKEPSKVDYDEVQNFYETVRDESFETSDLQEHIFENIFEDEVIEALAKLPEEFRTVVILADIEGQSYEEIAEFLDIPIGTVRSRLHRGRKMLRKNLFEFAKRKGYIKGKPEDYDLKDPDKD, encoded by the coding sequence ATGAAGCTAAAAGACAAAATAAAGGAATTCATAAAGCAGGAGAAAAAGGATAGGAAACTAAGCGATGAGGAACTCTTGAAACGACAAAAGGAATTTGAAGCTGAGGCACTCCCACACATGCAATTTCTATACAACTTCGCATATCGTATGACGGGAAATGAAGAGGACGCAAAAGACCTAATACAGGAAACCTATCTTAAAGCGTTCCGATTCTGGGATAAATACGAACCAGGAACAAACATAAAAGCGTGGTTGTTTAAGATAATGAAAAATTCTTACATCAATAAATATCGTAAAGCGACGAAAGAGCCAAGTAAAGTTGATTACGATGAGGTTCAAAACTTCTACGAAACGGTTAGAGATGAATCATTTGAAACATCCGACTTACAAGAACATATCTTTGAAAATATATTTGAAGACGAAGTTATAGAGGCGCTTGCAAAATTACCAGAGGAATTTAGAACAGTTGTTATACTTGCTGATATTGAAGGTCAAAGCTATGAAGAAATAGCCGAGTTCCTTGATATTCCAATTGGAACAGTGAGATCACGACTTCACAGAGGCAGAAAGATGTTGCGGAAAAATCTTTTTGAATTTGCGAAACGTAAGGGATATATAAAAGGAAAGCCCGAGGATTATGATTTAAAAGACCCTGATAAAGATTAA
- a CDS encoding universal stress protein encodes MRIKKILLPTDLSSASISAFEYAKSLAEKYGATIYVLHVLENIPPVLAIHSLDLTIERLEKNMEENAKNQLEKIVKESLKTKNKVQTFIRKGVVDHEIVKFAEEKKVDLIVMGTHGRTGIELTILGSIAEKVVRKAKCPVLTVKPRK; translated from the coding sequence ATGAGAATAAAAAAAATCCTCCTTCCAACCGACTTATCCAGTGCATCAATTTCTGCATTTGAATACGCAAAATCCCTTGCCGAAAAATACGGCGCAACTATCTATGTTCTCCATGTGCTTGAAAATATCCCACCAGTTCTCGCGATCCATTCGCTTGACTTAACGATTGAACGACTTGAGAAAAACATGGAGGAAAACGCAAAAAATCAACTTGAAAAAATCGTAAAAGAAAGTCTAAAGACGAAAAACAAAGTACAAACATTCATAAGGAAAGGCGTCGTTGATCATGAAATAGTTAAATTTGCAGAGGAAAAGAAAGTTGACTTGATCGTCATGGGCACACACGGTCGCACAGGAATTGAACTCACAATCCTCGGAAGCATAGCTGAAAAGGTCGTCAGAAAAGCGAAATGTCCTGTTTTAACAGTTAAACCAAGAAAATAA
- a CDS encoding TlpA family protein disulfide reductase: protein MRKILLLFSLFLLISCSKKENKPQTTSQHPEIFTLTKIEQNEKGKPPNFYWQTQQGEKNFYELSKGKIILLNFWATWCGPCVKEIPDLIKIKSELSDKNFEIIGVSIDKTASPVAEFAKNVGINYILIHDPEAKLLDAFGGSVGIPITFLIDKDGKIVSKYLGARTKEVFMKDIEKILK from the coding sequence ATGCGAAAAATTTTATTACTTTTTTCCCTCTTCCTTCTAATTTCCTGCTCAAAAAAAGAAAACAAACCACAAACCACATCACAACACCCCGAAATTTTCACACTCACAAAAATTGAACAAAATGAGAAAGGAAAACCTCCAAACTTTTACTGGCAAACTCAACAAGGCGAAAAAAATTTCTATGAACTTTCAAAAGGCAAAATTATACTCCTGAACTTTTGGGCTACTTGGTGTGGTCCATGCGTTAAAGAAATACCTGACCTCATCAAAATTAAAAGTGAACTCAGCGATAAAAACTTTGAAATAATAGGTGTTTCAATTGACAAAACAGCATCACCAGTTGCTGAGTTCGCAAAAAATGTCGGCATAAACTACATTTTAATCCATGACCCTGAGGCAAAACTCCTTGACGCATTTGGAGGTAGCGTTGGAATACCGATAACCTTCTTGATTGATAAGGACGGGAAAATCGTGTCAAAGTATCTCGGGGCAAGGACGAAAGAGGTGTTTATGAAAGACATTGAAAAAATACTCAAATAA
- a CDS encoding anti-sigma factor family protein: protein MDCRQTREVLSALVDNQIDETTKREAEEHIWRCATCRTEFELEKKTKDLIRTKVKLINIPQELVQNILTQIRTIQDGYESSVKFKTEPNQKVKPWLEIAFSVGVALVVISLSLVLVTVYENKMAQKEIIAKEVSGILSHFDSIANGLVKPEIISDDPSIITNQVYSKVEFTPWVMQIPNFKIVGASFNAQHSNSKVEKCLSLIYRSGDKLIFLHQVPLHRATIHDDVKKRISKGEWIYDTIGDDSFAIWGTGELLCCAVSNLSREELEKVLKQSW, encoded by the coding sequence ATGGACTGCAGGCAAACAAGGGAAGTGTTAAGCGCCCTTGTTGATAATCAAATTGATGAAACAACAAAACGAGAAGCAGAAGAGCACATATGGCGCTGTGCAACTTGCAGAACTGAATTTGAACTTGAAAAAAAGACAAAAGATTTGATCAGAACAAAAGTAAAACTGATTAACATTCCTCAAGAACTCGTCCAAAACATCCTCACCCAAATCAGGACAATCCAAGATGGTTATGAATCAAGTGTAAAATTTAAAACAGAACCGAATCAGAAAGTCAAACCTTGGCTTGAAATTGCTTTTTCAGTTGGGGTTGCGCTTGTCGTGATATCGCTTTCTCTCGTGCTCGTAACAGTTTACGAGAATAAGATGGCACAAAAAGAGATAATAGCAAAAGAAGTTTCAGGGATATTAAGCCATTTTGATTCAATTGCTAATGGACTTGTAAAACCAGAGATAATCTCCGATGACCCAAGCATAATCACAAACCAGGTTTATTCAAAAGTTGAATTCACGCCCTGGGTAATGCAGATTCCAAATTTTAAGATTGTCGGTGCTTCTTTCAACGCCCAACATTCAAACTCCAAAGTTGAAAAATGTTTAAGTTTAATTTATCGCAGTGGGGACAAGCTGATTTTCCTACATCAAGTTCCATTGCATCGGGCTACGATTCATGACGATGTAAAAAAGAGGATTTCAAAAGGCGAATGGATTTATGACACCATCGGGGATGATTCTTTTGCCATTTGGGGAACTGGGGAACTTTTGTGTTGCGCTGTCTCAAATCTTTCAAGGGAAGAACTTGAGAAAGTTCTAAAACAAAGTTGGTAA
- the icd gene encoding isocitrate dehydrogenase (NADP(+)) produces MRYEKLTPPTEGEKITIKDGKLNVPDNPIIPFIEGDGTGPDIWRAARMVFDAAVEKAYGGKRKVVWFEIYAGEKANKVYGREVWLPDDTLEAIKEHIIAIKGPLTTPVGGGIRSLNVTLRQVLDLYACVRPVKYYEGVPSPMKRPQDVDVVIFRENTEDVYAGIEWKMGSPEALKMIEILEKEFGVQVRKDSGIGVKPMSEFGSKRLVRKAIKYAIENGRRSVTLVHKGNIMKFTEGAFREWGYQVALEEFREYVITEEELNKDYGGKQPDSKIVIKDRIADNMFQQLITRPAEYDVIATPNLNGDYLSDAAAALVGGLGIAPGGNISDFYAVFEATHGTAPKYAGLDKVNPGSVILSGVMMFEYIGWKEVARLIEYGMQETIKQKFVTYDFARQMEGAIEVKTSEFAQKIVENIMKCDLSEVITAK; encoded by the coding sequence ATGCGTTATGAAAAATTAACTCCACCAACAGAGGGAGAAAAAATAACAATTAAAGATGGGAAACTTAATGTACCTGATAACCCAATAATTCCATTTATTGAAGGGGATGGGACTGGACCTGATATTTGGCGTGCAGCAAGGATGGTGTTTGACGCAGCAGTAGAGAAAGCGTATGGTGGGAAAAGAAAAGTGGTTTGGTTTGAGATTTATGCTGGGGAGAAAGCGAACAAAGTTTATGGGCGTGAAGTTTGGCTTCCCGATGATACGCTTGAAGCAATTAAAGAACACATCATCGCAATTAAAGGACCACTTACAACACCTGTTGGAGGTGGAATTAGAAGTTTAAATGTAACTTTAAGACAGGTTCTTGACCTTTACGCTTGCGTTAGACCCGTCAAGTATTATGAAGGTGTTCCAAGCCCGATGAAAAGACCGCAAGATGTTGATGTTGTAATTTTCAGGGAGAACACGGAGGATGTTTATGCTGGGATTGAATGGAAGATGGGTTCGCCCGAGGCGTTGAAGATGATTGAAATACTTGAGAAAGAGTTTGGGGTGCAGGTTCGTAAAGATTCCGGGATCGGTGTGAAGCCGATGTCTGAGTTTGGTTCAAAGAGACTTGTGAGAAAAGCGATAAAGTATGCAATTGAAAATGGGAGAAGGAGTGTGACTCTTGTCCACAAGGGGAATATAATGAAATTCACAGAGGGAGCTTTTCGTGAGTGGGGATATCAGGTTGCGCTTGAAGAGTTCAGGGAATATGTGATAACTGAAGAAGAACTCAACAAGGATTACGGTGGGAAACAACCTGATAGCAAGATTGTCATAAAGGATAGGATTGCTGATAATATGTTTCAGCAGTTGATAACTCGCCCAGCCGAGTATGATGTGATAGCTACGCCAAATTTAAATGGTGATTATCTATCTGACGCAGCTGCTGCTCTTGTTGGCGGGCTTGGGATCGCACCGGGCGGAAATATAAGTGATTTTTACGCTGTGTTTGAAGCAACGCACGGAACAGCTCCGAAATATGCAGGGCTTGATAAAGTTAACCCGGGCTCGGTTATACTTTCTGGAGTGATGATGTTTGAATACATAGGTTGGAAGGAAGTTGCGAGGTTGATTGAATACGGGATGCAAGAGACGATAAAGCAAAAGTTCGTAACTTATGATTTCGCAAGACAGATGGAAGGGGCAATTGAAGTTAAGACAAGCGAATTCGCACAAAAGATCGTTGAAAATATAATGAAATGTGACCTAAGTGAGGTCATTACAGCCAAGTAA
- a CDS encoding HIT family protein, with protein MESKLRSDCVFCRIIEGKEKAEIIYENEHAISILDVNPVNFGHALVIPRNHYEDFLHLPEREYEAILKAIKIVAQGIVNGIEPKPEGFNILSNNGFVAGQRIFHVHFHVIPRYFGDGLKFRPVIKRYSKGEMTKYAELIRRKINEIKN; from the coding sequence ATGGAGTCAAAATTGCGCTCTGATTGTGTCTTCTGTCGCATAATTGAAGGGAAGGAAAAAGCTGAGATAATTTATGAGAATGAGCATGCTATTTCAATACTTGATGTAAATCCAGTCAATTTTGGACACGCTCTTGTAATCCCGAGAAATCATTATGAGGATTTTCTTCACCTTCCCGAGCGGGAATATGAGGCGATTTTAAAGGCAATTAAAATCGTCGCTCAAGGTATCGTCAACGGAATTGAACCTAAGCCGGAGGGTTTTAACATTTTGTCAAACAATGGATTTGTTGCAGGGCAGAGGATTTTCCATGTCCATTTTCATGTAATCCCGAGATATTTTGGAGACGGGTTGAAATTTAGACCAGTAATAAAGAGATACTCCAAGGGTGAGATGACAAAATACGCTGAACTTATAAGGCGTAAAATAAACGAAATTAAAAATTAG
- a CDS encoding heterodisulfide reductase-related iron-sulfur binding cluster → MSLQNLIFLIIFALSISTFLFNARRLLTYLKIGKPEDRFDNPTERLKRVFTIAFGQKKLLREFVAGWMHFFIFWGFVILLTAILDAILEGLFSVNLSVIGGFYRYIAFFQDLMGLLVILSIIIALYRRYIQRPKRLQVEKTSKIDATVILLLIFFIMLTMFGTYATQINLGDAEYYDLRFVSLEFAKIFDGFGWDAQSSLHSIFWWVHILLVLGFLNYLPFSKHLHIITSIPNVYLSSLKPQGRLNPISFENIENVEKFGALDVDDLTWKQIFDGYTCTECGRCTAACPANITGKPLSPREIIVSIRKRAFEKAPILLNLKPQNEDVLGKTLLFNYITEDELWACTTCMACVQECPVMIEHVQTIIDMRRYLVLTESKFPSELSITFRNLENNFTPWAFSHSTRGDWAQGLDIKTLAEDSNVEYLLWVGCAGSFDARYKKVAISVAKLLKIAGVSFGILGNEEKCTGDPARRAGNEYLAQMLIQENIQTFSKYNVKKIITICPHCFNTLKNEYPDFGGNYEVYHHVQFLEKLLIEGRLKISKKLDAKITYHDSCYLGRYNEIYDAPRDILGSINGVKLLEMKRSRDRGLCCGAGGARMFMEEKIGKRINIERTEEALSLNPDMIASACPFCMTMLTDGVKAKDVIDKVSVKDVAEILLEVVEGGETVA, encoded by the coding sequence ATGTCCCTGCAAAACCTCATATTTTTGATAATATTCGCACTTTCAATATCAACATTTTTATTCAACGCACGAAGATTACTCACCTACCTTAAAATTGGAAAACCCGAGGACAGATTTGATAATCCAACTGAAAGATTGAAAAGGGTTTTTACAATCGCTTTCGGTCAAAAGAAACTTTTAAGGGAATTCGTCGCCGGATGGATGCACTTCTTTATATTTTGGGGATTCGTAATCCTGCTCACAGCTATTCTTGATGCCATACTTGAGGGTTTGTTCAGCGTTAATTTATCGGTTATCGGTGGATTTTATAGATATATTGCTTTCTTTCAGGATTTGATGGGATTACTTGTGATTTTATCAATCATAATCGCACTTTATAGAAGATACATTCAAAGACCGAAGCGACTTCAAGTTGAGAAAACATCAAAAATTGACGCAACGGTTATACTTTTGCTTATATTCTTCATAATGTTGACGATGTTCGGCACTTATGCAACACAAATTAATCTTGGAGACGCTGAATATTACGACTTGAGATTCGTCTCCCTTGAATTTGCAAAGATATTTGACGGTTTTGGATGGGACGCGCAAAGTTCACTCCATTCAATCTTTTGGTGGGTTCACATTCTGCTTGTTCTTGGCTTTTTAAATTATCTTCCCTTTTCAAAGCATCTCCACATCATAACTTCAATTCCAAATGTTTATCTCAGTTCACTTAAACCACAAGGAAGATTAAACCCGATAAGCTTTGAGAACATTGAGAATGTTGAAAAATTCGGTGCGCTTGATGTTGATGACTTGACTTGGAAACAAATTTTTGATGGTTACACATGCACGGAATGCGGAAGGTGCACAGCCGCTTGCCCTGCAAATATAACCGGTAAGCCACTTTCACCACGAGAGATAATTGTAAGCATTAGAAAAAGAGCTTTTGAAAAAGCGCCGATATTATTAAATCTTAAACCCCAAAACGAGGATGTCCTGGGAAAAACGCTTTTATTTAACTATATCACCGAAGATGAACTTTGGGCTTGCACAACCTGTATGGCTTGCGTTCAAGAATGTCCTGTGATGATTGAACATGTTCAAACAATAATTGACATGCGAAGATACCTTGTTTTGACCGAATCAAAATTCCCATCTGAATTATCAATCACTTTCAGAAATCTTGAAAATAATTTCACTCCTTGGGCGTTCAGTCACTCAACACGCGGGGACTGGGCACAGGGTCTTGATATCAAAACATTAGCCGAGGACAGCAATGTTGAATACTTGCTCTGGGTTGGGTGCGCTGGCTCATTTGATGCAAGGTATAAAAAAGTAGCAATCTCAGTGGCAAAACTTTTGAAAATTGCGGGGGTAAGCTTCGGAATCCTTGGAAATGAAGAAAAATGCACAGGTGACCCAGCAAGAAGAGCCGGAAATGAATACCTCGCACAAATGTTGATCCAGGAAAACATACAAACCTTCTCAAAATATAATGTCAAAAAAATCATCACAATTTGTCCCCATTGCTTCAACACACTCAAAAATGAATACCCGGATTTCGGTGGCAATTATGAGGTTTATCACCATGTCCAATTTCTTGAAAAACTTCTAATTGAAGGAAGATTGAAAATCTCAAAAAAACTTGATGCAAAAATAACCTATCACGACTCCTGCTATCTTGGAAGGTATAATGAAATTTATGATGCTCCGAGAGATATACTTGGCTCAATAAATGGAGTTAAACTTCTTGAGATGAAAAGATCAAGGGACAGAGGACTTTGCTGTGGTGCTGGCGGTGCAAGGATGTTTATGGAAGAGAAAATAGGAAAAAGGATAAACATTGAAAGGACCGAAGAAGCGTTAAGTTTGAACCCTGATATGATCGCTTCTGCTTGTCCATTCTGTATGACGATGTTAACAGATGGCGTTAAAGCAAAGGATGTCATTGACAAAGTCAGTGTCAAAGATGTTGCGGAAATACTTCTTGAAGTTGTTGAAGGTGGTGAAACTGTAGCATAA